One Podarcis raffonei isolate rPodRaf1 chromosome 3, rPodRaf1.pri, whole genome shotgun sequence genomic region harbors:
- the ANGEL2 gene encoding protein angel homolog 2 isoform X3 has protein sequence MWNRIMAIRYPMLSHRVQRLGRDWVCHWNVAQRLFRDGQAFQHMKRTASCFGACYSPLNPWDCPGSCRLPLLWSTQFPSLVQNSSIHLCATMKAEGDEPCVKRRRHSGDQDICHSPNEKLCTSPSDETSWSPPQLQCKEESTPEPRAGVVKRHWEYFCQQSKKMKVLEEDKPINQDHQDTLEKFDFTVMSYNILSQDLLEDNSHLYRHCQRHVLAWNYRFPNILADIKRLDADVLCLQEVQEDHYKIEIKPSLEALGYHCEYKMRTGRKPDGCTICFKASKFHLLSSNPVEFFRRNIPLLDRDNVGLVVLLQPLFSCKAPSAAICIANTHLLYNPRRGDIKLTQLAMLLAEITSVAMQEDGRFCPLVICGDFNSVPHSPLYNFLREGKLNYEGLAIGKVSGQEQSPRGNRILTIPIWPQSLGISQDCMYEEQQKQLEKERERKETKEGSLENSEEVVTVAKRRW, from the exons ATGTGGAACCGCATCATGGCCATAAG ATATCCCATGCTGTCCCATCGTGTACAGAGGCTCGGCAGAGATTGGGTTTGCCACTGGAATGTTGCTCAGAGACTCTTCCGGGATGGTCAAGCTTTCCAGCATATGAAGAGAACCGCATCCTGTTTTGGGGCTTGTTACTCACCCTTGAACCCTTGGGATTGCCCGGGGAGCTGTAGGCTTCCTCTGCTCTGGAGCACACAGTTTCCTAGCCTCGTACAAAACTCTTCCATTCATCTCTGTGCTACAATGAAAGCTGAGGGAGATGAGCCATGTGTAAAGCGAAGAAGACATAGTGGGGATCAGGACATTTGTCACAGCCCTAATGAAAAACTGTGTACCTCACCTTCAGATGAAACATCCTGGTCTCCACCTCAACTTCAGTGTAAAGAAGAAAGCACTCCAGAACCAAGAG CAGGTGTGGTCAAAAGACACTGGGAATACTTTTGCCAGCAAAGTAAAAAAATGAAGGTCCTTGAAGAGGATAAGCCGATCAACCAGGATCATCAAGACACACTGGAGAAGTTTGATTTCACCGTAATGTCGTATAACATCCTTTCCCAAGACTTGTTAGAAGACAACTCTCACCTGTATAGACACTGCCAACGGCATGTGCTAGCCTGGAACTATCGCTTTCCCAACATTCTTGCAGACATCAAACGGCTGGATGCAGAT GTACTTTGTTTGCAAGAGGTACAAGAAGACCACTACAAAATAGAGATCAAGCCAAGTTTGGAAGCCTTAG GCTATCATTGTGAGTACAAGATGAGGACAGGAAGGAAGCCAGATGGCTGCACCATTTGCTTCAAGGCCTCCAAATTCCATCTCCTGTCTTCGAATCCAGTGGAATTCTTTCGGCGCAACATCCCCCTCTTGGACAGAGATAACGTGGGCCTGGTGGTTCTCTTGCAGCCTCTTTTTTCCTGCAAGGCTCCCTCAGCCGCCATctgcattgccaacacacacCTGCTGTATAACCCGAGGCGGGGGGACATCAAGCTCACCCAGCTTGCCATGCTGTTGGCAGAAATTACCAGCGTGGCTATGCAGGAAGACGGGCGTTTCTGCCCCCTCGTCATCTGCGGGGACTTCAATTCCGTCCCTCACTCTCCCCTGTACAATTTCTTAAGGGAAGGCAAGCTGAATTACGAAGGACTGGCAATAGGGAAA gTGTCTGGTCAGGAACAGTCCCCACGGGGCAATAGGATACTCACTATCCCCATTTGGCCTCAAAGCCTCGGCATTTCTCAGGACTGTATGTATGAGGAGCAACAGAAGCAGCTAGAAAAAGAAAGAG
- the KTI12 gene encoding protein KTI12 homolog, with product MPLVVLCGLPGSGKTRRAEELKAALSAEEASERRVFVVAEADLGAGGGDGVARAALRAEAERLLSRRDVVLVDSGAELKSFRYELYCLSKHAGTPHCVLLCPGGAARPDRPPLEPPDSRHRWDWPLFVAPADPAEPLPWPEIRAALFERRPPPPNQSTRSQPLQAAGFLHRLDRLTQDVLAALMAAQRNGAQPGQFVPLAVDGLSQAGGGEPPGLLLTRPVSLAELSRLRRQFLSYAKMHPGEGEGDLPQLGSMFLQYLGRNLQ from the coding sequence ATGCCGCTGGTCGTCCTCTGCGGGCTGCCGGGAAGCGGCAAGACCCGGCGCGCCGAAGAGCTGAAGGCGGCGCTGAGCGCCGAGGAGGCCTCAGAGCGGCGCGTTTTCGTGGTGGCCGAGGCCGACTTGGGCGCCGGCGGCGGGGACGGCGTTGCCCGGGCTGCTCTGAGGGCGGAGGCCGAGCGCCTGCTGAGCCGCCGCGACGTGGTGCTGGTGGACTCGGGCGCCGAGCTGAAGAGCTTCCGCTACGAGCTGTACTGCCTCAGCAAGCACGCGGGGACGCCGCACTGCGTGCTCCTGTGCCCGGGAGGCGCCGCCCGCCCGGACCGGCCTCCCCTGGAGCCGCCCGACTCGCGCCACCGCTGGGACTGGCCGCTCTTCGTGGCGCCCGCCGACCCCGCCGAGCCGCTGCCTTGGCCCGAGATCCGCGCCGCCCTCTTCGAGCGCCGCCCGCCGCCGCCCAACCAGTCCACGCGCTCGCAGCCCCTGCAGGCCGCCGGCTTCCTGCACCGCCTCGACCGTCTCACGCAGGACGTGCTGGCCGCCCTCATGGCCGCCCAGAGGAACGGAGCCCAGCCGGGCCAGTTCGTGCCGCTCGCGGTGGACGGGCTGTCGCAGGCAGGCGGCGGGGAGCCTCCGGGGCTGCTGCTGACCCGGCCCGTCAGCCTGGCGGAGCTGAGCCGGCTCCGGAGGCAGTTCCTCAGCTACGCCAAGATGCACCCGGGTGAAGGCGAGGGCGACCTGCCGCAGCTTGGAAGCATGTTCCTGCAGTACCTGGGCCGCAACCTCCAGTGA